Proteins encoded by one window of Cervus canadensis isolate Bull #8, Minnesota chromosome 18, ASM1932006v1, whole genome shotgun sequence:
- the TK2 gene encoding thymidine kinase 2, mitochondrial isoform X10, giving the protein MAGPVASGSRAVLLRPLRSWAFRALRRDGPGSPASCPGSRGAQRWAWPRDKDRENEKEKKSVVLTEPVPKWRNVRGHNPLTLPVRLMERSIHSARYVFVENLYRRYDSLLVTKWLWQNQASHLLATGGKMPEVDYVVLSEWFDWIVKNIDVSIDLIVYLRTTPETCYQRLKMRCREEEKVIPLEYLDAIHHLYEEWLIKGSLFPVAAPVLHRPWRNVPDGRSPWTWVLALTAWDGGLPDAPVRPPGGGWPRALLHLFMVTQGIRRNVSCCSGLSQSGALRRC; this is encoded by the exons ATGGCTGGGCCTGTGGCATCCGGCAGCCGGGCTGTGTTGCTGCGGCCACTGCGGAGCTGGGCTTTCCGGGCGCTGCGCCGCGATGGGCCCGGGAGTCCCGCTTCCTGCCCAGGGTCTCGAGGGGCGCAGCGTTGGGCCTGGCCTCGGG ataaagatagagaaaatgaaaaagagaaaaaatcagtG GTGTTAACAGAGCCTGTGCCCAAGTGGAGAAATGTCCGAGGCCATAATCCTCTG acgTTGCCTGTACGGTTGATGGAGCGGTCAATTCACAGTGCAAGATACGTTTTTGTAGAAAACTTATACAGAAG ATATGATTCCCTCTTGGTGACAAAATGGCTGTGGCAGAACCAGGCTTCTCATCTGCTGGCTACAGG TGGGAAAATGCCCGAAGTGGACTACGTGGTCCTGTCGGAATGGTTTGACTGGATTGTGAAGAACATCGATGTGTCCATTGACTTGATAG tttATCTCCGGACCACTCCTGAGACCTGTTACCAGAGGCTGAAGATGAGAtgcagggaagaggagaaggtcATCCCATTG GAGTACCTGGATGCTATTCACCACCTATACGAGGAGTGGCTCATCAAAGGGAGCCTTTTCCCAGTGGCAGCCCCTGTTCTG CATCGTCCCTGGAGGAATGTTCCAGATGGCCGGAGCCCCTGGACCTGGGTTTTGGCCTTAACCGCTTGGGATGGTGGTCTTCCTGATGCACCTGTCCGTCCTCCAGGGGGTGGCTGGCCCAGAGCcttattgcaccttttcatggTGACCCAGGGCATCCGAAGGAACGTCAGTTGCTGTTCTGGTCTGTCACAGAGTGGTGCCCTTAGGAGGTGCTGA
- the TK2 gene encoding thymidine kinase 2, mitochondrial isoform X12 — MAGPVASGSRAVLLRPLRSWAFRALRRDGPGSPASCPGSRGAQRWAWPRDRENEKEKKSVICVEGNIASGKTTCLEFFSNSTDIEVLTEPVPKWRNVRGHNPLGLMYQDACRWGLTLQTYVQLTMLDQHTRPQTLPVRLMERSIHSARYVFVENLYRSGKMPEVDYVVLSEWFDWIVKNIDVSIDLIVYLRTTPETCYQRLKMRCREEEKVIPLEYLDAIHHLYEEWLIKGSLFPVAAPVLVIEADHNMQKMLELFEQNRHRILTLGNRKRGP, encoded by the exons ATGGCTGGGCCTGTGGCATCCGGCAGCCGGGCTGTGTTGCTGCGGCCACTGCGGAGCTGGGCTTTCCGGGCGCTGCGCCGCGATGGGCCCGGGAGTCCCGCTTCCTGCCCAGGGTCTCGAGGGGCGCAGCGTTGGGCCTGGCCTCGGG atagagaaaatgaaaaagagaaaaaatcagtG ATCTGTGTTGAGGGCAATATTGCCAGTGGAAAGACAACATGCCTGGAGTTCTTCTCCAACTCAACAGACATCGAG GTGTTAACAGAGCCTGTGCCCAAGTGGAGAAATGTCCGAGGCCATAATCCTCTG GGTCTGATGTACCAGGATGCCTGTCGATGGGGCCTCACGCTGCAGACCTACGTGCAGCTCACCATGCTCGACCAGCACACTCGTCCGCAG acgTTGCCTGTACGGTTGATGGAGCGGTCAATTCACAGTGCAAGATACGTTTTTGTAGAAAACTTATACAGAAG TGGGAAAATGCCCGAAGTGGACTACGTGGTCCTGTCGGAATGGTTTGACTGGATTGTGAAGAACATCGATGTGTCCATTGACTTGATAG tttATCTCCGGACCACTCCTGAGACCTGTTACCAGAGGCTGAAGATGAGAtgcagggaagaggagaaggtcATCCCATTG GAGTACCTGGATGCTATTCACCACCTATACGAGGAGTGGCTCATCAAAGGGAGCCTTTTCCCAGTGGCAGCCCCTGTTCTG GTGATCGAGGCTGACCACAACATGCAGAAAATGTTAGAACTCTTTGAACAAAACCGGCACCGAATCCTAACTCTGGGGAATCGGAAGCGTGGTCCATAG
- the TK2 gene encoding thymidine kinase 2, mitochondrial isoform X3, with product MAGPVASGSRAVLLRPLRSWAFRALRRDGPGSPASCPGSRGAQRWAWPRDKDRENEKEKKSVICVEGNIASGKTTCLEFFSNSTDIEVLTEPVPKWRNVRGHNPLGLMYQDACRWGLTLQTYVQLTMLDQHTRPQTLPVRLMERSIHSARYVFVENLYRRYDSLLVTKWLWQNQASHLLATGGKMPEVDYVVLSEWFDWIVKNIDVSIDLIVYLRTTPETCYQRLKMRCREEEKVIPLEYLDAIHHLYEEWLIKGSLFPVAAPVLHRPWRNVPDGRSPWTWVLALTAWDGGLPDAPVRPPGGGWPRALLHLFMVTQGIRRNVSCCSGLSQSGALRRC from the exons ATGGCTGGGCCTGTGGCATCCGGCAGCCGGGCTGTGTTGCTGCGGCCACTGCGGAGCTGGGCTTTCCGGGCGCTGCGCCGCGATGGGCCCGGGAGTCCCGCTTCCTGCCCAGGGTCTCGAGGGGCGCAGCGTTGGGCCTGGCCTCGGG ataaagatagagaaaatgaaaaagagaaaaaatcagtG ATCTGTGTTGAGGGCAATATTGCCAGTGGAAAGACAACATGCCTGGAGTTCTTCTCCAACTCAACAGACATCGAG GTGTTAACAGAGCCTGTGCCCAAGTGGAGAAATGTCCGAGGCCATAATCCTCTG GGTCTGATGTACCAGGATGCCTGTCGATGGGGCCTCACGCTGCAGACCTACGTGCAGCTCACCATGCTCGACCAGCACACTCGTCCGCAG acgTTGCCTGTACGGTTGATGGAGCGGTCAATTCACAGTGCAAGATACGTTTTTGTAGAAAACTTATACAGAAG ATATGATTCCCTCTTGGTGACAAAATGGCTGTGGCAGAACCAGGCTTCTCATCTGCTGGCTACAGG TGGGAAAATGCCCGAAGTGGACTACGTGGTCCTGTCGGAATGGTTTGACTGGATTGTGAAGAACATCGATGTGTCCATTGACTTGATAG tttATCTCCGGACCACTCCTGAGACCTGTTACCAGAGGCTGAAGATGAGAtgcagggaagaggagaaggtcATCCCATTG GAGTACCTGGATGCTATTCACCACCTATACGAGGAGTGGCTCATCAAAGGGAGCCTTTTCCCAGTGGCAGCCCCTGTTCTG CATCGTCCCTGGAGGAATGTTCCAGATGGCCGGAGCCCCTGGACCTGGGTTTTGGCCTTAACCGCTTGGGATGGTGGTCTTCCTGATGCACCTGTCCGTCCTCCAGGGGGTGGCTGGCCCAGAGCcttattgcaccttttcatggTGACCCAGGGCATCCGAAGGAACGTCAGTTGCTGTTCTGGTCTGTCACAGAGTGGTGCCCTTAGGAGGTGCTGA
- the TK2 gene encoding thymidine kinase 2, mitochondrial isoform X6, translated as MAGPVASGSRAVLLRPLRSWAFRALRRDGPGSPASCPGSRGAQRWAWPRDKDRENEKEKKSVVLTEPVPKWRNVRGHNPLGLMYQDACRWGLTLQTYVQLTMLDQHTRPQTLPVRLMERSIHSARYVFVENLYRRYDSLLVTKWLWQNQASHLLATGGKMPEVDYVVLSEWFDWIVKNIDVSIDLIVYLRTTPETCYQRLKMRCREEEKVIPLEYLDAIHHLYEEWLIKGSLFPVAAPVLHRPWRNVPDGRSPWTWVLALTAWDGGLPDAPVRPPGGGWPRALLHLFMVTQGIRRNVSCCSGLSQSGALRRC; from the exons ATGGCTGGGCCTGTGGCATCCGGCAGCCGGGCTGTGTTGCTGCGGCCACTGCGGAGCTGGGCTTTCCGGGCGCTGCGCCGCGATGGGCCCGGGAGTCCCGCTTCCTGCCCAGGGTCTCGAGGGGCGCAGCGTTGGGCCTGGCCTCGGG ataaagatagagaaaatgaaaaagagaaaaaatcagtG GTGTTAACAGAGCCTGTGCCCAAGTGGAGAAATGTCCGAGGCCATAATCCTCTG GGTCTGATGTACCAGGATGCCTGTCGATGGGGCCTCACGCTGCAGACCTACGTGCAGCTCACCATGCTCGACCAGCACACTCGTCCGCAG acgTTGCCTGTACGGTTGATGGAGCGGTCAATTCACAGTGCAAGATACGTTTTTGTAGAAAACTTATACAGAAG ATATGATTCCCTCTTGGTGACAAAATGGCTGTGGCAGAACCAGGCTTCTCATCTGCTGGCTACAGG TGGGAAAATGCCCGAAGTGGACTACGTGGTCCTGTCGGAATGGTTTGACTGGATTGTGAAGAACATCGATGTGTCCATTGACTTGATAG tttATCTCCGGACCACTCCTGAGACCTGTTACCAGAGGCTGAAGATGAGAtgcagggaagaggagaaggtcATCCCATTG GAGTACCTGGATGCTATTCACCACCTATACGAGGAGTGGCTCATCAAAGGGAGCCTTTTCCCAGTGGCAGCCCCTGTTCTG CATCGTCCCTGGAGGAATGTTCCAGATGGCCGGAGCCCCTGGACCTGGGTTTTGGCCTTAACCGCTTGGGATGGTGGTCTTCCTGATGCACCTGTCCGTCCTCCAGGGGGTGGCTGGCCCAGAGCcttattgcaccttttcatggTGACCCAGGGCATCCGAAGGAACGTCAGTTGCTGTTCTGGTCTGTCACAGAGTGGTGCCCTTAGGAGGTGCTGA
- the TK2 gene encoding thymidine kinase 2, mitochondrial isoform X9 — protein sequence MGPGVPLPAQGLEGRSVGPGLGVTRRSVSLAGVPDAAISPTPRPCLAEPARTRNPSFRAPGFPWAAWGRGGAVGDKDRENEKEKKSVICVEGNIASGKTTCLEFFSNSTDIEVLTEPVPKWRNVRGHNPLGLMYQDACRWGLTLQTYVQLTMLDQHTRPQTLPVRLMERSIHSARYVFVENLYRRYDSLLVTKWLWQNQASHLLATGGKMPEVDYVVLSEWFDWIVKNIDVSIDLIVYLRTTPETCYQRLKMRCREEEKVIPLEYLDAIHHLYEEWLIKGSLFPVAAPVLGTPRATEDEPSLLAQRLS from the exons ATGGGCCCGGGAGTCCCGCTTCCTGCCCAGGGTCTCGAGGGGCGCAGCGTTGGGCCTGGCCTCGGGGTAACGCGTCGCTCAGTTTCCCTTGCAGGCGTCCCGGATGCGGCCATCAGCCCCACTCCCCGCCCTTGTCTCGCGGAACCGGCTCGAACCCGAAATCCCTCCTTCCGGGCGCCGGGATTTCCTTGGGCGGcctggggaaggggcggggcggTCGGTG ataaagatagagaaaatgaaaaagagaaaaaatcagtG ATCTGTGTTGAGGGCAATATTGCCAGTGGAAAGACAACATGCCTGGAGTTCTTCTCCAACTCAACAGACATCGAG GTGTTAACAGAGCCTGTGCCCAAGTGGAGAAATGTCCGAGGCCATAATCCTCTG GGTCTGATGTACCAGGATGCCTGTCGATGGGGCCTCACGCTGCAGACCTACGTGCAGCTCACCATGCTCGACCAGCACACTCGTCCGCAG acgTTGCCTGTACGGTTGATGGAGCGGTCAATTCACAGTGCAAGATACGTTTTTGTAGAAAACTTATACAGAAG ATATGATTCCCTCTTGGTGACAAAATGGCTGTGGCAGAACCAGGCTTCTCATCTGCTGGCTACAGG TGGGAAAATGCCCGAAGTGGACTACGTGGTCCTGTCGGAATGGTTTGACTGGATTGTGAAGAACATCGATGTGTCCATTGACTTGATAG tttATCTCCGGACCACTCCTGAGACCTGTTACCAGAGGCTGAAGATGAGAtgcagggaagaggagaaggtcATCCCATTG GAGTACCTGGATGCTATTCACCACCTATACGAGGAGTGGCTCATCAAAGGGAGCCTTTTCCCAGTGGCAGCCCCTGTTCTG GGGACACCGCGGGCCACAGAGGATGAACCGTCTTTATTAGCTCAGAGACTGTCTTAG
- the TK2 gene encoding thymidine kinase 2, mitochondrial isoform X5: MGPGVPLPAQGLEGRSVGPGLGVTRRSVSLAGVPDAAISPTPRPCLAEPARTRNPSFRAPGFPWAAWGRGGAVGDKDRENEKEKKSVICVEGNIASGKTTCLEFFSNSTDIEVLTEPVPKWRNVRGHNPLGLMYQDACRWGLTLQTYVQLTMLDQHTRPQTLPVRLMERSIHSARYVFVENLYRRYDSLLVTKWLWQNQASHLLATGGKMPEVDYVVLSEWFDWIVKNIDVSIDLIVYLRTTPETCYQRLKMRCREEEKVIPLEYLDAIHHLYEEWLIKGSLFPVAAPVLVIEADHNMQKMLELFEQNRHRILTLGNRKRGP; encoded by the exons ATGGGCCCGGGAGTCCCGCTTCCTGCCCAGGGTCTCGAGGGGCGCAGCGTTGGGCCTGGCCTCGGGGTAACGCGTCGCTCAGTTTCCCTTGCAGGCGTCCCGGATGCGGCCATCAGCCCCACTCCCCGCCCTTGTCTCGCGGAACCGGCTCGAACCCGAAATCCCTCCTTCCGGGCGCCGGGATTTCCTTGGGCGGcctggggaaggggcggggcggTCGGTG ataaagatagagaaaatgaaaaagagaaaaaatcagtG ATCTGTGTTGAGGGCAATATTGCCAGTGGAAAGACAACATGCCTGGAGTTCTTCTCCAACTCAACAGACATCGAG GTGTTAACAGAGCCTGTGCCCAAGTGGAGAAATGTCCGAGGCCATAATCCTCTG GGTCTGATGTACCAGGATGCCTGTCGATGGGGCCTCACGCTGCAGACCTACGTGCAGCTCACCATGCTCGACCAGCACACTCGTCCGCAG acgTTGCCTGTACGGTTGATGGAGCGGTCAATTCACAGTGCAAGATACGTTTTTGTAGAAAACTTATACAGAAG ATATGATTCCCTCTTGGTGACAAAATGGCTGTGGCAGAACCAGGCTTCTCATCTGCTGGCTACAGG TGGGAAAATGCCCGAAGTGGACTACGTGGTCCTGTCGGAATGGTTTGACTGGATTGTGAAGAACATCGATGTGTCCATTGACTTGATAG tttATCTCCGGACCACTCCTGAGACCTGTTACCAGAGGCTGAAGATGAGAtgcagggaagaggagaaggtcATCCCATTG GAGTACCTGGATGCTATTCACCACCTATACGAGGAGTGGCTCATCAAAGGGAGCCTTTTCCCAGTGGCAGCCCCTGTTCTG GTGATCGAGGCTGACCACAACATGCAGAAAATGTTAGAACTCTTTGAACAAAACCGGCACCGAATCCTAACTCTGGGGAATCGGAAGCGTGGTCCATAG
- the TK2 gene encoding thymidine kinase 2, mitochondrial isoform X2, translating to MGPGVPLPAQGLEGRSVGPGLGVTRRSVSLAGVPDAAISPTPRPCLAEPARTRNPSFRAPGFPWAAWGRGGAVGDKDRENEKEKKSVICVEGNIASGKTTCLEFFSNSTDIEVLTEPVPKWRNVRGHNPLGLMYQDACRWGLTLQTYVQLTMLDQHTRPQTLPVRLMERSIHSARYVFVENLYRSGKMPEVDYVVLSEWFDWIVKNIDVSIDLIVYLRTTPETCYQRLKMRCREEEKVIPLEYLDAIHHLYEEWLIKGSLFPVAAPVLHRPWRNVPDGRSPWTWVLALTAWDGGLPDAPVRPPGGGWPRALLHLFMVTQGIRRNVSCCSGLSQSGALRRC from the exons ATGGGCCCGGGAGTCCCGCTTCCTGCCCAGGGTCTCGAGGGGCGCAGCGTTGGGCCTGGCCTCGGGGTAACGCGTCGCTCAGTTTCCCTTGCAGGCGTCCCGGATGCGGCCATCAGCCCCACTCCCCGCCCTTGTCTCGCGGAACCGGCTCGAACCCGAAATCCCTCCTTCCGGGCGCCGGGATTTCCTTGGGCGGcctggggaaggggcggggcggTCGGTG ataaagatagagaaaatgaaaaagagaaaaaatcagtG ATCTGTGTTGAGGGCAATATTGCCAGTGGAAAGACAACATGCCTGGAGTTCTTCTCCAACTCAACAGACATCGAG GTGTTAACAGAGCCTGTGCCCAAGTGGAGAAATGTCCGAGGCCATAATCCTCTG GGTCTGATGTACCAGGATGCCTGTCGATGGGGCCTCACGCTGCAGACCTACGTGCAGCTCACCATGCTCGACCAGCACACTCGTCCGCAG acgTTGCCTGTACGGTTGATGGAGCGGTCAATTCACAGTGCAAGATACGTTTTTGTAGAAAACTTATACAGAAG TGGGAAAATGCCCGAAGTGGACTACGTGGTCCTGTCGGAATGGTTTGACTGGATTGTGAAGAACATCGATGTGTCCATTGACTTGATAG tttATCTCCGGACCACTCCTGAGACCTGTTACCAGAGGCTGAAGATGAGAtgcagggaagaggagaaggtcATCCCATTG GAGTACCTGGATGCTATTCACCACCTATACGAGGAGTGGCTCATCAAAGGGAGCCTTTTCCCAGTGGCAGCCCCTGTTCTG CATCGTCCCTGGAGGAATGTTCCAGATGGCCGGAGCCCCTGGACCTGGGTTTTGGCCTTAACCGCTTGGGATGGTGGTCTTCCTGATGCACCTGTCCGTCCTCCAGGGGGTGGCTGGCCCAGAGCcttattgcaccttttcatggTGACCCAGGGCATCCGAAGGAACGTCAGTTGCTGTTCTGGTCTGTCACAGAGTGGTGCCCTTAGGAGGTGCTGA
- the TK2 gene encoding thymidine kinase 2, mitochondrial isoform X4 has product MGPGVPLPAQGLEGRSVGPGLGVTRRSVSLAGVPDAAISPTPRPCLAEPARTRNPSFRAPGFPWAAWGRGGAVGDKDRENEKEKKSVICVEGNIASGKTTCLEFFSNSTDIEVLTEPVPKWRNVRGHNPLTLPVRLMERSIHSARYVFVENLYRRYDSLLVTKWLWQNQASHLLATGGKMPEVDYVVLSEWFDWIVKNIDVSIDLIVYLRTTPETCYQRLKMRCREEEKVIPLEYLDAIHHLYEEWLIKGSLFPVAAPVLHRPWRNVPDGRSPWTWVLALTAWDGGLPDAPVRPPGGGWPRALLHLFMVTQGIRRNVSCCSGLSQSGALRRC; this is encoded by the exons ATGGGCCCGGGAGTCCCGCTTCCTGCCCAGGGTCTCGAGGGGCGCAGCGTTGGGCCTGGCCTCGGGGTAACGCGTCGCTCAGTTTCCCTTGCAGGCGTCCCGGATGCGGCCATCAGCCCCACTCCCCGCCCTTGTCTCGCGGAACCGGCTCGAACCCGAAATCCCTCCTTCCGGGCGCCGGGATTTCCTTGGGCGGcctggggaaggggcggggcggTCGGTG ataaagatagagaaaatgaaaaagagaaaaaatcagtG ATCTGTGTTGAGGGCAATATTGCCAGTGGAAAGACAACATGCCTGGAGTTCTTCTCCAACTCAACAGACATCGAG GTGTTAACAGAGCCTGTGCCCAAGTGGAGAAATGTCCGAGGCCATAATCCTCTG acgTTGCCTGTACGGTTGATGGAGCGGTCAATTCACAGTGCAAGATACGTTTTTGTAGAAAACTTATACAGAAG ATATGATTCCCTCTTGGTGACAAAATGGCTGTGGCAGAACCAGGCTTCTCATCTGCTGGCTACAGG TGGGAAAATGCCCGAAGTGGACTACGTGGTCCTGTCGGAATGGTTTGACTGGATTGTGAAGAACATCGATGTGTCCATTGACTTGATAG tttATCTCCGGACCACTCCTGAGACCTGTTACCAGAGGCTGAAGATGAGAtgcagggaagaggagaaggtcATCCCATTG GAGTACCTGGATGCTATTCACCACCTATACGAGGAGTGGCTCATCAAAGGGAGCCTTTTCCCAGTGGCAGCCCCTGTTCTG CATCGTCCCTGGAGGAATGTTCCAGATGGCCGGAGCCCCTGGACCTGGGTTTTGGCCTTAACCGCTTGGGATGGTGGTCTTCCTGATGCACCTGTCCGTCCTCCAGGGGGTGGCTGGCCCAGAGCcttattgcaccttttcatggTGACCCAGGGCATCCGAAGGAACGTCAGTTGCTGTTCTGGTCTGTCACAGAGTGGTGCCCTTAGGAGGTGCTGA
- the TK2 gene encoding thymidine kinase 2, mitochondrial isoform X8: MGPGVPLPAQGLEGRSVGPGLGVTRRSVSLAGVPDAAISPTPRPCLAEPARTRNPSFRAPGFPWAAWGRGGAVGDKDRENEKEKKSVICVEGNIASGKTTCLEFFSNSTDIEVLTEPVPKWRNVRGHNPLTLPVRLMERSIHSARYVFVENLYRSGKMPEVDYVVLSEWFDWIVKNIDVSIDLIVYLRTTPETCYQRLKMRCREEEKVIPLEYLDAIHHLYEEWLIKGSLFPVAAPVLHRPWRNVPDGRSPWTWVLALTAWDGGLPDAPVRPPGGGWPRALLHLFMVTQGIRRNVSCCSGLSQSGALRRC, translated from the exons ATGGGCCCGGGAGTCCCGCTTCCTGCCCAGGGTCTCGAGGGGCGCAGCGTTGGGCCTGGCCTCGGGGTAACGCGTCGCTCAGTTTCCCTTGCAGGCGTCCCGGATGCGGCCATCAGCCCCACTCCCCGCCCTTGTCTCGCGGAACCGGCTCGAACCCGAAATCCCTCCTTCCGGGCGCCGGGATTTCCTTGGGCGGcctggggaaggggcggggcggTCGGTG ataaagatagagaaaatgaaaaagagaaaaaatcagtG ATCTGTGTTGAGGGCAATATTGCCAGTGGAAAGACAACATGCCTGGAGTTCTTCTCCAACTCAACAGACATCGAG GTGTTAACAGAGCCTGTGCCCAAGTGGAGAAATGTCCGAGGCCATAATCCTCTG acgTTGCCTGTACGGTTGATGGAGCGGTCAATTCACAGTGCAAGATACGTTTTTGTAGAAAACTTATACAGAAG TGGGAAAATGCCCGAAGTGGACTACGTGGTCCTGTCGGAATGGTTTGACTGGATTGTGAAGAACATCGATGTGTCCATTGACTTGATAG tttATCTCCGGACCACTCCTGAGACCTGTTACCAGAGGCTGAAGATGAGAtgcagggaagaggagaaggtcATCCCATTG GAGTACCTGGATGCTATTCACCACCTATACGAGGAGTGGCTCATCAAAGGGAGCCTTTTCCCAGTGGCAGCCCCTGTTCTG CATCGTCCCTGGAGGAATGTTCCAGATGGCCGGAGCCCCTGGACCTGGGTTTTGGCCTTAACCGCTTGGGATGGTGGTCTTCCTGATGCACCTGTCCGTCCTCCAGGGGGTGGCTGGCCCAGAGCcttattgcaccttttcatggTGACCCAGGGCATCCGAAGGAACGTCAGTTGCTGTTCTGGTCTGTCACAGAGTGGTGCCCTTAGGAGGTGCTGA
- the TK2 gene encoding thymidine kinase 2, mitochondrial isoform X1 produces MGPGVPLPAQGLEGRSVGPGLGVTRRSVSLAGVPDAAISPTPRPCLAEPARTRNPSFRAPGFPWAAWGRGGAVGDKDRENEKEKKSVICVEGNIASGKTTCLEFFSNSTDIEVLTEPVPKWRNVRGHNPLGLMYQDACRWGLTLQTYVQLTMLDQHTRPQTLPVRLMERSIHSARYVFVENLYRRYDSLLVTKWLWQNQASHLLATGGKMPEVDYVVLSEWFDWIVKNIDVSIDLIVYLRTTPETCYQRLKMRCREEEKVIPLEYLDAIHHLYEEWLIKGSLFPVAAPVLHRPWRNVPDGRSPWTWVLALTAWDGGLPDAPVRPPGGGWPRALLHLFMVTQGIRRNVSCCSGLSQSGALRRC; encoded by the exons ATGGGCCCGGGAGTCCCGCTTCCTGCCCAGGGTCTCGAGGGGCGCAGCGTTGGGCCTGGCCTCGGGGTAACGCGTCGCTCAGTTTCCCTTGCAGGCGTCCCGGATGCGGCCATCAGCCCCACTCCCCGCCCTTGTCTCGCGGAACCGGCTCGAACCCGAAATCCCTCCTTCCGGGCGCCGGGATTTCCTTGGGCGGcctggggaaggggcggggcggTCGGTG ataaagatagagaaaatgaaaaagagaaaaaatcagtG ATCTGTGTTGAGGGCAATATTGCCAGTGGAAAGACAACATGCCTGGAGTTCTTCTCCAACTCAACAGACATCGAG GTGTTAACAGAGCCTGTGCCCAAGTGGAGAAATGTCCGAGGCCATAATCCTCTG GGTCTGATGTACCAGGATGCCTGTCGATGGGGCCTCACGCTGCAGACCTACGTGCAGCTCACCATGCTCGACCAGCACACTCGTCCGCAG acgTTGCCTGTACGGTTGATGGAGCGGTCAATTCACAGTGCAAGATACGTTTTTGTAGAAAACTTATACAGAAG ATATGATTCCCTCTTGGTGACAAAATGGCTGTGGCAGAACCAGGCTTCTCATCTGCTGGCTACAGG TGGGAAAATGCCCGAAGTGGACTACGTGGTCCTGTCGGAATGGTTTGACTGGATTGTGAAGAACATCGATGTGTCCATTGACTTGATAG tttATCTCCGGACCACTCCTGAGACCTGTTACCAGAGGCTGAAGATGAGAtgcagggaagaggagaaggtcATCCCATTG GAGTACCTGGATGCTATTCACCACCTATACGAGGAGTGGCTCATCAAAGGGAGCCTTTTCCCAGTGGCAGCCCCTGTTCTG CATCGTCCCTGGAGGAATGTTCCAGATGGCCGGAGCCCCTGGACCTGGGTTTTGGCCTTAACCGCTTGGGATGGTGGTCTTCCTGATGCACCTGTCCGTCCTCCAGGGGGTGGCTGGCCCAGAGCcttattgcaccttttcatggTGACCCAGGGCATCCGAAGGAACGTCAGTTGCTGTTCTGGTCTGTCACAGAGTGGTGCCCTTAGGAGGTGCTGA
- the TK2 gene encoding thymidine kinase 2, mitochondrial isoform X7 — MGPGVPLPAQGLEGRSVGPGLGVTRRSVSLAGVPDAAISPTPRPCLAEPARTRNPSFRAPGFPWAAWGRGGAVGDKDRENEKEKKSVICVEGNIASGKTTCLEFFSNSTDIEVLTEPVPKWRNVRGHNPLGLMYQDACRWGLTLQTYVQLTMLDQHTRPQTLPVRLMERSIHSARYVFVENLYRRYDSLLVTKWLWQNQASHLLATGGKMPEVDYVVLSEWFDWIVKNIDVSIDLIVYLRTTPETCYQRLKMRCREEEKVIPLEYLDAIHHLYEEWLIKGSLFPVAAPVLGIRRNVSCCSGLSQSGALRRC, encoded by the exons ATGGGCCCGGGAGTCCCGCTTCCTGCCCAGGGTCTCGAGGGGCGCAGCGTTGGGCCTGGCCTCGGGGTAACGCGTCGCTCAGTTTCCCTTGCAGGCGTCCCGGATGCGGCCATCAGCCCCACTCCCCGCCCTTGTCTCGCGGAACCGGCTCGAACCCGAAATCCCTCCTTCCGGGCGCCGGGATTTCCTTGGGCGGcctggggaaggggcggggcggTCGGTG ataaagatagagaaaatgaaaaagagaaaaaatcagtG ATCTGTGTTGAGGGCAATATTGCCAGTGGAAAGACAACATGCCTGGAGTTCTTCTCCAACTCAACAGACATCGAG GTGTTAACAGAGCCTGTGCCCAAGTGGAGAAATGTCCGAGGCCATAATCCTCTG GGTCTGATGTACCAGGATGCCTGTCGATGGGGCCTCACGCTGCAGACCTACGTGCAGCTCACCATGCTCGACCAGCACACTCGTCCGCAG acgTTGCCTGTACGGTTGATGGAGCGGTCAATTCACAGTGCAAGATACGTTTTTGTAGAAAACTTATACAGAAG ATATGATTCCCTCTTGGTGACAAAATGGCTGTGGCAGAACCAGGCTTCTCATCTGCTGGCTACAGG TGGGAAAATGCCCGAAGTGGACTACGTGGTCCTGTCGGAATGGTTTGACTGGATTGTGAAGAACATCGATGTGTCCATTGACTTGATAG tttATCTCCGGACCACTCCTGAGACCTGTTACCAGAGGCTGAAGATGAGAtgcagggaagaggagaaggtcATCCCATTG GAGTACCTGGATGCTATTCACCACCTATACGAGGAGTGGCTCATCAAAGGGAGCCTTTTCCCAGTGGCAGCCCCTGTTCTG GGCATCCGAAGGAACGTCAGTTGCTGTTCTGGTCTGTCACAGAGTGGTGCCCTTAGGAGGTGCTGA